Proteins encoded by one window of Phenylobacterium soli:
- a CDS encoding DUF2177 family protein: MPLAIAYGLTLVIFAVIDTLWLGAMGERLYRPLIGGVLAERFRAAPAIVFYVVYAAGLALFAVRPGLGEGWRTALVWGGLFGFFAYATYDLTNYATLRTWSLTLTIVDMAWGVVVSAASASLATLAASKVIRLVG; encoded by the coding sequence ATGCCCCTCGCCATCGCCTACGGACTGACCCTGGTCATCTTCGCCGTCATCGACACCCTCTGGCTGGGGGCCATGGGCGAGCGCCTCTACCGGCCGCTGATCGGCGGAGTGCTGGCCGAGCGGTTCCGGGCCGCGCCGGCGATCGTCTTCTACGTGGTCTACGCCGCGGGCCTGGCGCTGTTCGCCGTGCGTCCCGGCCTGGGCGAGGGCTGGCGGACGGCCCTGGTGTGGGGCGGCCTCTTCGGCTTCTTCGCCTACGCCACCTACGACCTGACCAACTACGCCACCCTGCGGACCTGGAGCCTGACCCTGACCATCGTCGACATGGCCTGGGGCGTCGTGGTGAGCGCGGCGAGCGCGAGCCTCGCCACCCTGGCCGCCTCGAAGGTGATCCGGCTAGTCGGCTGA
- a CDS encoding DUF1295 domain-containing protein: MTALLPAWLGAAFWMAAVMALAWAIQRRTGQGGWADALWTFGLGAAGVGVALLPPHAAPTARQVLVGALIGLWSLRLGAHLAVRAARGGADARYEHLRATWGDQADARMFGFLMLQAAAGAVLALSILLAARRPAPGLDLQDALAALLLAGSLAGEAVADRQLAAFKADPGHGPICQRGLWAWSRHPNYFFEWLGWCAWPLFAIELSGGWPWGWLALSGPAYMLWLLTRVSGVPPLEDHMRRTRPAAFARYAARTSVFIPRPPRRGSAD; encoded by the coding sequence TTGACCGCCCTGCTGCCGGCCTGGCTCGGCGCCGCGTTCTGGATGGCCGCGGTGATGGCGCTCGCCTGGGCGATCCAGCGCCGCACCGGCCAGGGCGGCTGGGCCGACGCCCTGTGGACCTTCGGCCTCGGCGCAGCCGGCGTCGGCGTCGCGCTCCTGCCACCCCACGCGGCGCCCACCGCCCGCCAGGTCCTCGTCGGCGCCCTCATCGGCCTCTGGAGCCTTCGCCTGGGCGCGCACCTCGCCGTCCGCGCCGCCCGCGGCGGCGCCGACGCCCGCTACGAGCACCTGCGGGCAACCTGGGGCGACCAGGCGGACGCGCGCATGTTCGGGTTCCTGATGCTCCAGGCCGCGGCCGGCGCCGTCCTCGCCCTCAGCATCCTGCTGGCCGCCCGCCGTCCAGCGCCGGGGCTCGATCTTCAGGACGCGCTGGCCGCCCTCCTGCTGGCCGGATCCCTGGCCGGCGAGGCGGTCGCCGACCGGCAGCTCGCCGCGTTCAAAGCCGATCCCGGCCACGGGCCGATCTGCCAGCGCGGCCTCTGGGCCTGGTCGCGGCATCCCAACTATTTCTTCGAGTGGCTGGGCTGGTGCGCCTGGCCGCTGTTCGCCATCGAACTGTCGGGCGGCTGGCCCTGGGGCTGGCTGGCCCTCAGCGGTCCGGCCTACATGCTCTGGCTGCTGACCCGGGTGTCGGGCGTGCCGCCGCTCGAGGACCACATGCGCCGCACCCGGCCCGCGGCGTTCGCGCGCTATGCGGCGCGCACCAGCGTCTTCATCCCCCGGCCCCCGCGGCGGGGCTCAGCCGACTAG